Proteins encoded within one genomic window of Cydia splendana unplaced genomic scaffold, ilCydSple1.2 scaffold_47_ctg1, whole genome shotgun sequence:
- the LOC134805647 gene encoding uncharacterized protein K02A2.6-like: MSNILGSLTAFDHNSQEWEIFKSRLVQYVKLNKVTEDNKCALLLTHLSDETYRLVRNLVHPKKVEDSKFEELVAALDKQLAPKRCIFVERAKFYEATRDVAENIEQWAARISELAVRCEFGAPLDELLRDRFVLGLSVGPERDRLFEQDAATLTFAKAVEVAQKAAYARSARTTSVPAAVVQVKQEPMYRVGTSRPGTGGSSDSRRCSVCGLKSHDASKCKYKNYRCQVCGQKGHLKKVCSAEKAKQCRVNCIQADLDGSAEVSQSAEGCKECELFNLRYVNNAPILLEVDLNGKNLTMELDCGSGPSVISDKLYYKTFSDCKLKKCDMRMCFYNGHQVAPLGYFTTKITYLKKTHDIDIYVMEDGSRLGLLGRDFMTKFNMYFAIDEQKINFVSSESFRSELPRLLSEYSSLFNEDLGKFNKFQVELKLKDNVTPKFFKPRTVPFAIKNRVEEEIDRLVGLGILVPVNFSKYATPIVPVLKDNGKIKIAGDFSVTLNKDMIIDRYPMPRIEEVFARLGGGNRYTKLDLSNAYNQFVLSDDSQELTTINTSKGLYKYTRLVYGLANAPAIFQRTMETLLVGIEGVSCWLDDVCVTGPTDELHLSRLREVLKRFL; the protein is encoded by the coding sequence ATGTCAAATATCCTCGGAAGTTTAACCGCGTTTGACCACAATTCCCAGGAATGGGAGATTTTTAAAAGCAGATTAGTGCAATATGTTAAGTTAAATAAGGTGACCGAGGACAATAAGTGTGCTTTGCTTTTAACTCATTTAAGTGACGAGACATACCGACTGGTAAGGAACTTAGTGCATCCGAAGAAGGTCGAGGATTCTAAGTTCGAGGAGCTAGTAGCTGCGTTAGATAAACAATTAGCGCCAAAACGTTGTATTTTCGTCGAACGGGCGAAATTTTACGAGGCGACGCGTGACGTTGCAGAAAACATCGAACAATGGGCGGCTCGAATAAGTGAACTTGCTGTACGCTGCGAGTTTGGAGCCCCCTTGGATGAGCTGCTTAGGGACAGATTCGTGCTGGGGCTGAGCGTAGGCCCAGAGCGCGACCGGCTGTTCGAGCAGGATGCTGCCACGTTGACGTTCGCGAAGGCCGTGGAAGTGGCCCAGAAGGCTGCGTATGCTAGAAGCGCACGTACTACGTCTGTTCCTGCTGCCGTCGTGCAAGTGAAGCAGGAGCCGATGTACCGGGTTGGTACTAGTCGCCCTGGTACCGGGGGGTCCTCCGACTCTCGACGCTGCTCCGTGTGCGGGCTTAAGAGCCACGACGCAAGTAAATGTAAATACAAGAACTACCGCTGCCAGGTGTGTGGACAAAAAGGGCACTTAAAAAAGGTGTGCAGCGCTGAGAAGGCGAAACAGTGTCGTGTTAACTGCATTCAAGCTGACCTTGATGGATCAGCTGAGGTCTCTCAGAGTGCTGAAGGTTGCAAGGAGTGCGAGCTATTTAATTTAAGGTACGTTAATAATGCACCAATATTATTGGAAGTGGACCTTAACGGTAAAAACTTAACAATGGAACTTGATTGTGGTTCAGGGCCGAGTGTGATAAgtgataaattatattataaaacctTTTCGgactgtaaattaaaaaaatgcgaTATGAGAATGTGTTTCTACAATGGTCATCAAGTCGCGCCATTAGGCTATTTCACTACaaaaataacatatttaaaaaaaacacatgacATCGATATTTATGTAATGGAGGATGGTAGTCGGTTAGGTCTATTGGGCCGTGACTTTATGACCAAGTTTAACATGTATTTTGCTATTGATgaacaaaaaattaattttgttaGTTCGGAATCGTTTCGAAGTGAGCTACCGCGGTTGCTGAGCGAATATTCGAGCCTTTTTAATGAAGACTTAGGAAAATTTAACAAATTTCAAgtagaattaaaattaaaagataATGTTACACCTAAATTCTTTAAACCTCGTACAGTTCCTTTTGCTATTAAAAATAGGGTAGAGGAAGAAATTGATAGGCTTGTTGGTTTAGGTATATTGGTACCCGTAAATTTTTCTAAATATGCGACACCTATAGTGCCCGTTTTGAAGGACAACGGTAAAATTAAGATAGCGGGTGATTTTTCCGTAACGCTCAATAAAGATATGATAATAGATAGGTACCCTATGCCCCGCATCGAAGAGGTGTTTGCGCGGCTCGGTGGCGGTAATCGTTATACGAAACTCGACCTTAGTAACGCATATAATCAATTCGTTTTATCAGACGACTCACAAGAGCTCACTACTATAAATACATCAAAAGGGTTATATAAGTATACGAGGCTCGTATATGGACTAGCTAACGCGCCGGCTATTTTCCAGCGCACAATGGAGACACTCCTAGTAGGTATAGAAGGAGTCAGCTGTTGGCTCGATGACGTATGCGTAACAGGACCTACTGATGAATTACATTTATCGCGATTACGGGAGGTTTTAAAAAGGTTTTTATGA